CGACATATCTTTTAAAGCCCAAGGATTATGTTCTTCGATAAAAGCTTTATTATCATCATCAAACAAATACTTTTCTGTAATTTGCTGATACATAAAATCTTCAATTAAGTTAGTTGTAGCATCATAAGCAAATAAATAATCCATAGTAGCAGCCATTTCAAAAGCGCCTTTATATCCGTGTTCTTGCACGCCTTGCATCCATTTCGGGTTTACAACTCGAGATCGAAATACTTTTAATAATTCTTCTTTTAAAGATTTTACCTTCGGATTATCAGGGCGAGAATGATCACCAAAATAAGTTTCAGGTTGTGCTCCTTTTATAGTATTTACAGCAGCCGTCATTCCTCCTTGAAATTGATAATAATCATCAGAATCTAAAATATCATGTTCTCTATTATCTTGATTTTGCATGACAACTTCAATATTCGCTAATCGTTTTTTAAAGGTTTCATGTGCCGATTTTCCGCTGTTATTTTTCCCATGATATGCGTAACCACTCCAATTAATATAAGCATTTGCTAAATCATCCGAAGTAGTCCAGTTTTTACCATCAATTAAACCTTGTAAACCTGCACCATAAGCTCCTGGTTTCGAACCAAAAACTCGATATAAAGCTCTTTCATTGGCTTGTTTTTCATCTAAACCTTCTTGTTTCCATTCTTGTTTTTCTTCATCAAAACGTTTTTTTATAGGATTTTGTTCCGCAGTTTCATCCAAAGAAGCTACTTTTTCGATAGCAGCATTAAACAGTGAAATTAAATCAGGAAAAGCATCTCTAAAAAAACCAGAAATACGCAACATTACATCAACTCGAGGTCTTTTAAGTTCTAAAGTAGAAAGCACTTTAAAATCTTTAACCCTTCTGTTGCTTCCTTGCCAAACGGGTTTTACGCCAATTAAAGCCAAGGCTTGCGCAATATCATCGCCACTAGTTCGTACGGTAGAAGTTCCCCAAACCGATAAACCGATAGAAGTAGGATATTCTCCATTTTCTTGTAAATAGCGATCAATAATATTTTGCGCACTTTTTTGCCCTATTTGATACGCAGTTTCAGACGGAACAGTTCGCACATCAACAGAATAAAAATTTCTTCCCGTAGGTAAAATATCGATGCGTCCTCTTGTTGGCGCACCAGAACCTCCCGCAGGAATATATTGTCCGTTTAAGCCTTTTATTAAATGTGTAATTTCATTACTTGTTTTGTGTAAAACAGGTAATGTATGTTGTTTTATATAGCTTATTATTTGTTGTGTATAATCACCAATATTTTCAATTTCTTTGTTGTTTAATAAATTATTGATGATATTTTTAGCTTTATTTTCTAATAATTCGACAGCTTGTCCGAAAGTTCGACAATAAATTCCAAAAATTTCTTTGTCAAAAACATCTGAATAAACAACATTTATAGGGTTAAAATTAAGTTGTAAATCTTCGGATAAACATTGTGTAATTCCTTTTAAATTTGCTTGTGGTAAACGATGTAAGGCAACAATTAAATCAACTAATTTTTCTTGTCTTGGTAATTTTCCTAAAATATGTAAACCACCTCTAATTTGAGATTCTTTTAATTCACATAAATAACCGTCAATAACTTCTAATAAAGCATCAATATCTTTTCCATCTTGATTTAAATCTGATTTAAGATGCGTTTCATTTACTAAGTTTTCAATTTTAGTTTTAATCAGCGAAGCACGTTTTCTATCTACTAAAGCCGATTCATAAAATTCATCAATTAAAAGTTCTAGTTTTAGTAAATCGCCATAATTTTCAGCCCGTGTCATTGGCGGAATTAAATGATCTAATATAATGGCTTGATTTCTTCTTTTGGCTTGAGTTCCTTCGCCAGGATCATTAATAATAAAAGGATAAAAATGAGGAATTGCTCCTAAAATTGCAGCAGGAAAACAAGTTTCTTTACTTAAAGCCACACTTTTACCAGGAAGCCATTCTAAATTTCCATGTTTACCAATATGCACTAAAGCATCAGCATTAAAGCTGTGTTGCAACCAAATATAATACGCCAAATAAGCAGGCGGTGGCGGTAAATCAGGAGAATGATAACTGGCTTGTAAATCTAAATTATAACCTCTACTTGGCTGAATACTAACAAATATATTATCAGAAAGAAACCCAGGAATTAAAAAATAACCGTTTTGATAATTGGGCGATTTTTCAGGATTCCCCCATTGTTTTTCTACTTTTTCACGAAGTTCTACAGATAATTGATTGTAGTATTTATAAAAAATAGTGGCATCTAACTTAATTGTTTGTCGTTCGTTTAAGCTGTTTATTGTTTCTAAATCGTTGGTTACAGAATTTGTTAATTTATCTATAAGTTGATTTGTTGTTGTTGGAAAATCATCCGATAAGCTGTAATTTTCTTCGGATAATTTTGCTAATATTTGCAAGGTACTTTGTGGCGTATCTAAACCAACACCATTTGCTAAACGACTATTTTTATTCGGATAATTAGGTAAAACTAAGGCGATTTTTT
The Tenacibaculum pacificus DNA segment above includes these coding regions:
- the cobN gene encoding cobaltochelatase subunit CobN encodes the protein MNIALPEVDGKIISKVISFKESIEKDALTDSEVVSYIPNIEGCEFVAKMAKNWINLQKKNNSDKKIALVLPNYPNKNSRLANGVGLDTPQSTLQILAKLSEENYSLSDDFPTTTNQLIDKLTNSVTNDLETINSLNERQTIKLDATIFYKYYNQLSVELREKVEKQWGNPEKSPNYQNGYFLIPGFLSDNIFVSIQPSRGYNLDLQASYHSPDLPPPPAYLAYYIWLQHSFNADALVHIGKHGNLEWLPGKSVALSKETCFPAAILGAIPHFYPFIINDPGEGTQAKRRNQAIILDHLIPPMTRAENYGDLLKLELLIDEFYESALVDRKRASLIKTKIENLVNETHLKSDLNQDGKDIDALLEVIDGYLCELKESQIRGGLHILGKLPRQEKLVDLIVALHRLPQANLKGITQCLSEDLQLNFNPINVVYSDVFDKEIFGIYCRTFGQAVELLENKAKNIINNLLNNKEIENIGDYTQQIISYIKQHTLPVLHKTSNEITHLIKGLNGQYIPAGGSGAPTRGRIDILPTGRNFYSVDVRTVPSETAYQIGQKSAQNIIDRYLQENGEYPTSIGLSVWGTSTVRTSGDDIAQALALIGVKPVWQGSNRRVKDFKVLSTLELKRPRVDVMLRISGFFRDAFPDLISLFNAAIEKVASLDETAEQNPIKKRFDEEKQEWKQEGLDEKQANERALYRVFGSKPGAYGAGLQGLIDGKNWTTSDDLANAYINWSGYAYHGKNNSGKSAHETFKKRLANIEVVMQNQDNREHDILDSDDYYQFQGGMTAAVNTIKGAQPETYFGDHSRPDNPKVKSLKEELLKVFRSRVVNPKWMQGVQEHGYKGAFEMAATMDYLFAYDATTNLIEDFMYQQITEKYLFDDDNKAFIEEHNPWALKDMSERMLEAIQRGLWENPSEETIEELKEIYKKSDAITE